CAGTCACGATAATGTGCTGTGAGGAAGTAATATGCTCAATACGAGTGAGTATTTCGACGGAAAAGTGAAATCCATTGGTTTCGACAGCGTGACCATTGGCCGTGCCAGCGTTGGCGTGATGGCGGAAGGTGAATACACCTTCGGTACCGCTCAGCCGGAAGAGATGACGGTAGTCAGCGGCGCACTGAAAGTGCTGCTGCCGGGCGAAACCGAGTGGAAATGGTACGAAGCCGGTTCCGTCTTCAGCGTTCCGGGCCAGAGCGAATTCCATCTGCAGGTAGCCGAGCCTTCTTCTTATCTGTGCCGCTACCTCTGATTTACCCGTCATACTTCGCGCTGCAGATGCGTTGGCTGCGTGTGCTCACCCCAGTCACTTACTTTAGTAAGCTCCTGGGGATTCTCACCCTTGCCGCCTTCCTGCAACGCGAATTATTTAGGGTAAAATTCTGTGCGCTAGATGGTTTTAAACCTGCGATTCTGTTTTGGATTGCAGGTTTTTTGCTTTAATTATGCACCGTTTTAACGCTTCGCTTCGCCGCCTAACGCTTCTACCAGGTTAGCG
The sequence above is drawn from the Pantoea nemavictus genome and encodes:
- the ppnP gene encoding pyrimidine/purine nucleoside phosphorylase; translated protein: MLNTSEYFDGKVKSIGFDSVTIGRASVGVMAEGEYTFGTAQPEEMTVVSGALKVLLPGETEWKWYEAGSVFSVPGQSEFHLQVAEPSSYLCRYL